The nucleotide window TAGATACAGTTTCCATTCAAGAAGTGCAATTAGGTCTGCACGCTGGTTATGCGCCAGAAAAAATATTTTATACGCCAAACGGTGTTTCTTTAGAAGAAATAGAAGAAGTACACGCATTGGGTGTGCAGGTTAACATCGACAATTTATCTATATTAGAGCAGTTCGGTGCGAAACATTCGCATGTTCCAGTTTGTATTCGTATTAACCCACACGTAATGGCGGGTGGAAACGCTAATATTTCTGTTGGACACATTGATAGTAAATTTGGTATTTCTGTTCATCAGTTGCCACATTTGGTTCGTATTGTTGAAAATACCAATATGAACATTGTTGGTATCCACATGCATACTGGATCAGATATCTTGGATATTGAAGTGTTTTTATATGCAGCCGAAATTTTATTTGATGCCGCCAAAAACTTCAAAAACCTAGAGTTCCTTGATTTTGGAAGCGGATTCAAAGTTCCTTACAAAAAAGATGATATTACAACAGACATAGATGAATTAGGCAAAAAATTATCTAAAAGATTCAACGCTTTCTGTACTGAATATGGAAAAGATTTGACTCTTATCTTTGAACCAGGAAAATTCTTGGTAAGTGAGGCTGGATTCTTTTTAACTAAAGTAAATGTTGTAAAACAAACTACTTCAACTGTATTTGCTGGTATTGACAGTGGATTTAACCATTTAATCAGACCAATGTTTTACGGTTCACAACATTATATAGAAAACATCTCTAATCCAAAAGGAAAAGAGCGTTTTTACTCTGTAGTAGGTTACATCTGCGAAACAGATACTTTTGCAACCAACAGAAGAATTGCTGAAATCAAAGAAGGAGATATTTTATGTTTCCGTAATGCAGGAGCATATTGTTTCTCAATGTCATCAAACTATAATTCAAGATACAAACCAGCAGAGGTTTTATGGATGAATGATCAAGGCTACTTAATCAGAGCTCACGAAAAATTCGAAGATTTACTTCAAAATCAGATTCCGTTGCCTACAGAAGCGGCAGCAACAGTTTAATATAAAAATCCCGTCTAGTTAAAAAGACGGGATTTTTTTTTGAACAATATCCTATTATGGATTCACAAATTTAACCACATTGTTATGTATTGGTTTAATTGTTTTTAGATACGCATAAATTGACTTCAAATCCTGCTCATTCATGCCGCCATACATTGTCCAGGGCATAACGGTATTAAAATTCCCTTTTACTACCTTATTCGACACATAAGTACTGTCTGTATAAGATTTGAAACGTTTAACAAAATCGGCTTCAGACCACTTACCTATTCCGGTCACTTTATCTTGTGTAATATTTGCCGATCGCGCAATACCGCCGGTCACCATAGGAAACTCAAAACCACCTGCCAATTCCATTCCTTCAATAGGTTCTCCTTTTTCATGTTTGGTATGACATTCTGAACAGGATGCAGCATTAAATAAGTAACTTCCATAAGCAACAGCATCATGTACGTTCGGTTTTTTCGAAAAACGAGGTTCTTTCGGTATGGTATTAATTATAAAGTTCATCGGAAAATCTGCCTTCGATTCTGGCACTATATTTTCAATAGGTTTTAAAGTTCTTAAATAAACAATTATTGACTCCAAATCTTCTTTATCCATTTGACCAAAATGAGGGTGTGGCATTATAGGAAACAATGCTTGTCCATTTTTGGAAACACCGCTAGCAATTGCTCTTAAAACTTCAGCATCAGACCAGTCACCAATACCTGAAGGAGTTATATTTTTAGAATAAAAACTACCCGGAAAACCAAACCTTTGATCAAAAACCTCTCCTCCTTTACCAATAGTTCCATCTACCAATGGCCCCGAAAACTCATTCCAATTTCTTGTAGAATGACAATCCATACAAACACAAACATGGTTAGCCAGATATTTTCCTCTTTCTAATTTACTTGCTGTTGGCCTAACACTTAGATACTCCATCTTACCAACGTTAGGCAAAGCCAATTTCACATACAATAAGACGGTCACAACAAAAATGACAACTAATGATAAGAACCATTTGACAACTTTCTTCATAATTGAATTTATTTAAACAAACCTTTTTAAATTTAACAGTTTCGCTTAAAAAACAATATTATTTAGAGAAAAAATCGATGAAACAAAAAAAATCCCCATTCATCTACACAAATGGGGATTTGACCTGTCAAAAAAATATTTATTTTTTCACAAATAACTCTTCTAAAACTTGTGATTCCGTACCGTTTGGAGTCGTGATTTTAAGCATTTTAGATAGTGTAGGTGCAATTTCAGTGATATATTCTTTTTTATTGGATTCTCCTTGCGGAACATGCCAACCATAAAAAAGCAACGGCACATTGGTATCATAACTATTTGGTGTGCCATGTGTAGTTCCGGTACCTATTCCATAACTCTCTAAATATCCAGGCCCTTCAAGAATAACAAGATCCCCACTTTGCTTAGAATCATACCCTTTAAATATGAAATTTAGATAATAATCCTGAGCAGAACCAGCCAAAATATCTTCCTGTGTGTACACTCGTTTTACATATACTTGCCCCATCAAAAAATCTTTAAAACTTTGCTTTACTTTAGTCAATTCTAATCCTTTTTGCTTGATAACTTCTCTATCCAAGAAAACATTGAAATTAGAATAGTTCAACACTAAATTAACACCAAAAGTATCTGTTGAGAATTTACTCAAAGAAGCAAAAATCTCTTTTGCTGGGATATTATCCACACTTAATTTACGATCTTTCAAATAAATCGCATTTTCTGCAACAGCGTGGTCTGCTGTCAAGAAAACCAAATAATTATCCTTTCCTACAGTTTTGTCTAAATAATCCAAAAAAGTAGCAATAGTAAGATCCAAACGCAAATAAGTATCTTGAATCTCCATAGAACGCGGACCATAAGTATGTCCTACATAATCGGTAGACGAGAAACTAAAAGTCAAGAAATCGGTAATATTATCTTTACCTAACTCTTCTTTTTCGATAGCTCTCATAGCTAATTCAGCCAAGAAATCATTTCCAAACGGAGTTGTTTTCAAGACCTCCATCCCTTTTTCATTATAAATTTTCTTCAAATCATAAGGAAATACAGGAGGAACATCTTTATCCAAACTTCCTTCATAAGGATTATTATCGGGCAAACTTTCATTATAAGTATCAATCGGTTTCAACAAGCTCCAACCTTTATCAATATATTTCATAAAATTCTTCTCAGCATTGAACTGAGTAACCCAACCCGGCATTTTATCACCATAAAAACTGCTTGAAATAAAGTCCCCAGATTTTGTACACCAAAAAGCCCAATTCGCAAAATGACCCGCTGGCAAAATAGCTCCTCGATCCTTAATACTCACTCCAATTACTTTCCCTTTAAAGTTAGTCGACATCCTTAATTCATCGGTAATTGTAGTACTCAAAAGATTTTTTGGAGACATCGCCCCTTCCTTTTCAGTTCCTGGCACTAACGTTTTAACACTAGCATCATCAGTACAATACATACTTTTTCCTGCAGGACGAACATACCAATCATTCCCTAATATTCCATGTACAGCAGGAGTTGTACCGGTGTAGATAGAAGCATGACCAGGTGCAGTAAATGTGGGCACATAATTATAATTCATATTGTGGTACGTAAACCCATTATCCATCAATCTTTTAAAACCTCTTGTTGAAAAATCATCCGAAAACCGGTATAAATACTCCATTCTCATTTGATCGACTACAATTCCAACAACTAATTTAGGTCGTTGCTGCGCTTGGCTATTGAAAGAAAAAACACAAGCTAAAAACAAAATAATTTTTCTCATAATATATTAAAATAGGTCATAAAAATACACTTTATCATGTATAAAAAGTTTAAAACAAAATTACCTTTACAATAAATTAATTCTTCGCATCTTAAAAAAATCATCAATATTTTCTCAAAATCTTTAAATCGTCAAAAGTTTCCAATTGAAATCAACCGTCAGAATAAGAAAACCGAAGAAGAATAGGCTACAATTGGATTTAAGATTTTACTCCAATTTGATAATATTATATGCCAATACCCTATCCATATATTTCACATACAACTGCATTCTGTTATCTTGTTTTTTACGGGTAATAAAAGAGAGTGTGCAGTTTTCCCCACCATTATCTTTACAAACAAATGGGTAAACCAAATCAGAAGTATTTTCTTCTGTAGGGAGATAATCAACGATTTCGAACAACTGAATTACTTCGGAATAAATCACAATTCGGTTTTTGTTGGTATCCAAATTAACAACCATATTCACTGATTTCACTTCGGTCCAATCACTAAATTTTTCATTTTTATCTTTTGTCGAAACACTTAAGCCTGTAGTTTTGAATTTATAAACCTGACTAAATCCTTGGTTCACCCCAAAAAAAAGCAAGAATAATATAAACCCAGTTTTTAATTTATTCATTATCGTAAAAATTTTTATACAAACAAATGTACCATTTTTAATAACCAAATGAAACCACTTCTTGTTTTGCCTGCTCAAATTCGGATATCATTTTATTAATTATCTCACTTGCAGGCAATATTTCTTTAATTAGTCCAGCGATTTGTCCGATTTCCAATTCACCTTCATCCAAATCCCCTTCAAACATTCCCCTTTTAGCCCTTGCTCTTCCCAATAAAGCAATTAATTCTTCTTTACTAGGGCATTTTTCATATAACTCTTGTAGCTCCTGATAAAATTTATTTTTAATCAAACGAACGGGAGCCAATTCTTTCAACGTTAATTGTGTGCCTCCTTCCTGAAGCTCAATAATGGTTTTCTTAAAATTTTCATGTGATGATGATTCTAGTGATGCTGCAAAACGGCTTCCAACTTGTACACCATCAGCACCAAGAGTCATTGCGGCAAGCATTCCCCTACCTGTAGCAATTCCTCCAGCCGCAATCAACGGAATTGAAATTTTATCCCTTACCATAGGAATTAAAGTGAAAGTCGTGGTTTCCTCTCGCCCGTTATGTCCCCCGGCCTCAAAACCTTCAGCTACCACAGCATCAACGCCTGCGTCT belongs to Flavobacterium aquiphilum and includes:
- the lysA gene encoding diaminopimelate decarboxylase — translated: MQANDLLHLAEQFGSPLYVYDAEKIQSQYNRLTKAFSKVANLRINYAMKALSNVAILQLLRDMGSGLDTVSIQEVQLGLHAGYAPEKIFYTPNGVSLEEIEEVHALGVQVNIDNLSILEQFGAKHSHVPVCIRINPHVMAGGNANISVGHIDSKFGISVHQLPHLVRIVENTNMNIVGIHMHTGSDILDIEVFLYAAEILFDAAKNFKNLEFLDFGSGFKVPYKKDDITTDIDELGKKLSKRFNAFCTEYGKDLTLIFEPGKFLVSEAGFFLTKVNVVKQTTSTVFAGIDSGFNHLIRPMFYGSQHYIENISNPKGKERFYSVVGYICETDTFATNRRIAEIKEGDILCFRNAGAYCFSMSSNYNSRYKPAEVLWMNDQGYLIRAHEKFEDLLQNQIPLPTEAAATV
- a CDS encoding c-type cytochrome, which produces MKKVVKWFLSLVVIFVVTVLLYVKLALPNVGKMEYLSVRPTASKLERGKYLANHVCVCMDCHSTRNWNEFSGPLVDGTIGKGGEVFDQRFGFPGSFYSKNITPSGIGDWSDAEVLRAIASGVSKNGQALFPIMPHPHFGQMDKEDLESIIVYLRTLKPIENIVPESKADFPMNFIINTIPKEPRFSKKPNVHDAVAYGSYLFNAASCSECHTKHEKGEPIEGMELAGGFEFPMVTGGIARSANITQDKVTGIGKWSEADFVKRFKSYTDSTYVSNKVVKGNFNTVMPWTMYGGMNEQDLKSIYAYLKTIKPIHNNVVKFVNP
- the pafA gene encoding alkaline phosphatase PafA: MRKIILFLACVFSFNSQAQQRPKLVVGIVVDQMRMEYLYRFSDDFSTRGFKRLMDNGFTYHNMNYNYVPTFTAPGHASIYTGTTPAVHGILGNDWYVRPAGKSMYCTDDASVKTLVPGTEKEGAMSPKNLLSTTITDELRMSTNFKGKVIGVSIKDRGAILPAGHFANWAFWCTKSGDFISSSFYGDKMPGWVTQFNAEKNFMKYIDKGWSLLKPIDTYNESLPDNNPYEGSLDKDVPPVFPYDLKKIYNEKGMEVLKTTPFGNDFLAELAMRAIEKEELGKDNITDFLTFSFSSTDYVGHTYGPRSMEIQDTYLRLDLTIATFLDYLDKTVGKDNYLVFLTADHAVAENAIYLKDRKLSVDNIPAKEIFASLSKFSTDTFGVNLVLNYSNFNVFLDREVIKQKGLELTKVKQSFKDFLMGQVYVKRVYTQEDILAGSAQDYYLNFIFKGYDSKQSGDLVILEGPGYLESYGIGTGTTHGTPNSYDTNVPLLFYGWHVPQGESNKKEYITEIAPTLSKMLKITTPNGTESQVLEELFVKK
- a CDS encoding NAD(P)H-dependent flavin oxidoreductase, whose amino-acid sequence is MNKITSLFNIKYPIIQAGMIWNSGYKLASAVSNAGGLGLIGAGSMYPEVLREHIQKCKKATDKPFGVNVPMLYPNIEEIMKIIVDEGVKIVFTSAGNPKTWTPFLKENGITVVHVVSSSVFALKAQDAGVDAVVAEGFEAGGHNGREETTTFTLIPMVRDKISIPLIAAGGIATGRGMLAAMTLGADGVQVGSRFAASLESSSHENFKKTIIELQEGGTQLTLKELAPVRLIKNKFYQELQELYEKCPSKEELIALLGRARAKRGMFEGDLDEGELEIGQIAGLIKEILPASEIINKMISEFEQAKQEVVSFGY